GAAAATGTGATCAAATGAAAAATCTATTAAATCATTTAAAACTGTATATATTCAGGGGACTTTTGGCTCTTATTCCTATCGGACTTACGATTTCCATATTAAGGATTGTTTATGTTGTCATCGACAAGAAAGTTATGGCGCTGGTTGATCAATATATTGGGTATCGTATTCCCGGACTTGGACTTATACTGTTTATTTTCGTTTTATATATCTCTGGTATAATAGGCAGTAACGTTTTTGGTAAAAAATTGTTTGCCATTTTGGAAGCTATTATGAATAAAATTCCGCTTGTCAAGACAGTTTATCAAGTTGGGAAACAGATGTCTAACACTTTGTCGCTGCCCGAAAATCAAATGTTTAAAAAAGCCGTTTTAGTTGATTATTTTAGGCCTGATGTGTGGGTTATCGGATTCGTTACCGGCGAAGTAAAAAACGAGGATACAGGAGAAACACTTTTAAAAGTATTTATACCTACCGTTCCGAATCCTACTTCCGGTGCCTTAGTTGTTTTAAAAGAATCGCAAATTAAGGAGCTTCAATGGGGTGTGGAGGAAGCAATGAAAATGGTTATTTCCGGGGGCATAATAGGGCCCACAACACTAAAATTTAATCATAAGAAAATGCTAGAAATATGAACATAAAAGAATGTATGATATACAATAAATATTTAATAAATATAACCAAAACAGTTTCGCTGCTGATATTAATAGTATTAACTGCGGGTTTTCTTTTTGCAGAAAAGCCTGCCGCTGCTTTTTTATATCAGTCCGAAACTCAGAATTCATTAGCAAATGACCAGCAGCGCGAATCAAACGAATATCTCCAGGGCAACAGCAGTGCAGAATCTGTTCTTATTACAAACACTTCTAAAAGAAAAGTATCAGGCACCGTCGCCGCTATCTATAACAAATATTCCGCTTCTCCGCCATTTACAAAACATGGAGAATATGTTTATTTTTACATAAAACAGTCCCGCTCAGAAAACCCCTTAAATAAATCGCCACCACAAGTCTCTATCTAAGTAACTGAAAAAGCGCCAGTATTAATTATTGCAAAGGTATATCCTATAGGAGGCAATGTACGTTATGGAAAAAAATAAGAACCAAGAGAACTCAGCAATCGAATATAAATCCATGTATACCGTTTATGGATGG
This window of the Candidatus Omnitrophota bacterium genome carries:
- a CDS encoding DUF502 domain-containing protein; translation: MKNLLNHLKLYIFRGLLALIPIGLTISILRIVYVVIDKKVMALVDQYIGYRIPGLGLILFIFVLYISGIIGSNVFGKKLFAILEAIMNKIPLVKTVYQVGKQMSNTLSLPENQMFKKAVLVDYFRPDVWVIGFVTGEVKNEDTGETLLKVFIPTVPNPTSGALVVLKESQIKELQWGVEEAMKMVISGGIIGPTTLKFNHKKMLEI